In the genome of Drosophila yakuba strain Tai18E2 chromosome 3R, Prin_Dyak_Tai18E2_2.1, whole genome shotgun sequence, one region contains:
- the LOC6539033 gene encoding protein tramtrack, alpha isoform isoform X1, translating to MKMASQRFCLRWNNHQSNLLSVFDQLLHAETFTDVTLAVEGQYLKAHKMVLSACSPYFNALFVNHPEKHPIVILKDVPYSDMKSLLDFMYRGEVSVDQERLTAFLRVAESLRIKGLTEVNDDKPSPAAAATGAGAVGSESTPTPPQLQRIQPYLVPQRNRSQAGGLLASAANAGNTPTLPVQPSLLSSALMPKRKRGRPRKLSGSSNGTGNDYDDFDRENMMNDSSDLGNGKLGNESYSGNDDGSDDNQPTAGHTDDLNESRDSLPSKRSKNSKDHRVVSQHEDNSTSVTPTKATPELSQRLFGSSSTTISTAASGGGGTALSEPISLLEISDERDSAPVHLPTILGLKIRAVNTTTPTQQGSPQTPTKSKPKMKQVTGGNNSNSLLKQQLRGGAKDPEVPAAPRLTVAVAPNAILNVEDQSKEIPKKNQDEVNACLGLHSLANAAEQQAAQVASSGNLHHQLLLHMAANNSMLNTTDYYQQQQQESPSSAGQFMDDDMDLLSLNEQQIKGDEPDHEMVTLADENAGLPGYQGHEAEATPKQEGSPAPETPTAPPPTPRSGKKGAKRPIQRRRVRRKAQSTLDDQAEHLTEMSVRGLDLFRYASVVEGVYRCTECAKENMQKTFKNKYSFQRHAFLYHEGKHRKVFPCPVCSKEFSRPDKMKNHLKMTHENFTPPKDIGAFSPLKYLISAAAAGDMHATIYQQQQDHYHRQLAEQLEQQNASFDSRDSSLILPDVKMEHAEDQDADQEAELSDGGYDASNPAAAAAAMLSLQHDVIIKDEIQISPSPSPTPPASCAVAEGKSLALASTAQTAT from the exons ATGAAGATGGCATCTCAACGCTTCTGCCTGCGGTGGAACAACCACCAGAGCAACCTCCTCTCCGTCTTCGACCAGCTGTTGCACGCAGAAACCTTCACAGATGTGACGCTGGCCGTCGAGGGGCAATACCTGAAGGCACACAAG ATGGTGCTATCCGCCTGCAGTCCCTACTTCAATGCGCTCTTTGTAAATCACCCGGAAAAGCACCCAATTGTCATACTTAAGGATGTGCCCTACTCGGACATGAAGTCGTTGCTAGACTTCATGTACAGGGGCGAGGTCTCAGTGGACCAGGAGCGACTCACTGCATTCCTGCGCGTGGCCGAGAGCCTGCGCATCAAGGGCCTCACCGAGGTCAACGACGACAAGCCCtcgccggcagcagcagctacaggAGCGGGCGCGGTGGGCTCTGAGAGCACACCCACTCCTCCCCAGCTGCAGCGCATCCAGCCGTACTTGGTGCCCCAGCGGAATCGCTCGCAGGCCGGCGGTCTGCTGGCCAGTGCCGCCAACGCCGGAAACACGCCCACCCTGCCGGTGCAGCCATCGCTGCTCAGCTCGGCCCTGATGCCCAAGCGAAAGAGGGGCAGGCCACGGAAGCTATCTGGCAGCTCGAACGGCACGGGGAACGACTACGACGACTTCGATCGCGAGAACATGATGAACGACTCCTCCGATCTGGGCAATGGCAAACTGGGCAACGAGTCCTACTCCGGCAATGACGATGGCTCCGACGACAATCAGCCGACTGCAGGACACACGGATGATCTAAAT GAAAGTCGCGATTCTCTGCCCTCGAAACGATCAAAGAACTCCAAGGATCACCGCGTAGTGAGCCAGCATGAAGACAACAGCACTTCCG TTACTCCAACCAAGGCCACTCCAGAGCTCTCCCAGCGGCTCTTCGGCTCCTCTTCGACGACCATCTCAACAGCGGCTTCAGGCGGCGGTGGTACTGCCCTTTCGGAACCCATTTCCCTGCTGGAGATCAGCGATGAGCGGGACTCCGCTCCGGTTCACCTGCCCACTATTTTGGGCCTGAAGATACGCGCCGTTAACACCACAACGCCCACGCAGCAGGGATCTCCTCAGACGCCCACGAAGTCCAAGCCGAAGATGAAGCAGGTGACGGGAGGCAATAACAGCAACTCGCTGCTCAAGCAGCAGCTGCGAGGTGGAGCCAAGGATCCCGAGGTGCCCGCCGCCCCCAGGCTCACGGTGGCAGTGGCCCCCAATGCCATCCTAAATGTCGAGGATCAGTCCAAGGAGATCCCGAAGAAGAACCAGGACGAGGTGAACGCCTGCCTTGGTCTGCACTCGCTGGCCAATGCCGCCGAGCAGCAGGCCGCTCAGGTGGCCAGCAGCGGGAACCTGCACCACCAGCTACTGCTCCACATGGCGGCGAACAACTCCATGCTGAACACCACCGACtactaccagcagcagcagcaggaatcTCCCTCGAGTGCTGGCCAGTTCATGGATGACGACATGGACCTGCTGTCCCTGAATGAGCAACAGATCAAAGGCGATGAGCCCGATCATGAAATGGTAACCCTGGCTGATGAGAACGCTGGTTTGCCTGGCTATCAGGGACACGAAGCGGAAGCCACACCTAAGCAGGAAGGTTCACCTGCTCCGGAGACACCAACGgcgccaccacccacacccagAAGTGGAAAGAAGGGCGCCAAGCGACCCATTCAGCGGCGGAGAGTTCGGCGCAAGGCGCAGTCGACGCTGGATGACCAAGCGGAACACCTGACGGAGATGTCCGTGCGGGGACTGGACCTCTTCCGGTATGCGAGTGTCGTGGAGGGCGTCTACCGCTGCACCGAGTGCGCCAAGGAGAACATGCAGAAGACATTCAAGAACAAGTACAGCTTCCAGCGACACGCCTTTCTCTACCACGAGGGCAAGCATCGCAAGGTGTTCCCCTGCCCCGTGTGCTCCAAAGAGTTCTCGCGACCAGACAAAATGAAGAACCACCTCAAGATGACCCACGAGAACTTTACGCCGCCAAAGGACATCGGAGCCTTCAGCCCCCTAAAGTACTTGATCAGCGCAGCGGCTGCTGGGGACATGCACGCCACGATctatcagcagcagcaagatcATTACCATCGGCAGTTGGCcgagcagctggagcagcaaaACGCCTCCTTTGACAGCCGGGACAGTTCGCTTATCCTGCCTGACGTGAAGATGGAGCATGCGGAAGACCAGGATGCGGATCAGGAGGCGGAACTGAGCGATGGTGGCTACGATGCCTCCAAcccggcagcagcagcagccgccatGCTGAGCCTCCAACATGATGTAATCATCAAGGATGAGATACAGATCTCTCCGTCGCCCTCGCCCACCCCGCCCGCCTCCTGCGCTGTGGCAGAGGGCAAGTCCTTGGCTTTGGCTTCCACGGCACAAACTGCAACGTAA
- the LOC6539033 gene encoding protein tramtrack, beta isoform isoform X2, with the protein MKMASQRFCLRWNNHQSNLLSVFDQLLHAETFTDVTLAVEGQYLKAHKMVLSACSPYFNALFVNHPEKHPIVILKDVPYSDMKSLLDFMYRGEVSVDQERLTAFLRVAESLRIKGLTEVNDDKPSPAAAATGAGAVGSESTPTPPQLQRIQPYLVPQRNRSQAGGLLASAANAGNTPTLPVQPSLLSSALMPKRKRGRPRKLSGSSNGTGNDYDDFDRENMMNDSSDLGNGKLGNESYSGNDDGSDDNQPTAGHTDDLNESRDSLPSKRSKNSKDHRVVSQHEDNSTSDGNDSDGEGLDTSYMEPQLMLDEYDEPVEFKYNPLTDNSSPTQDQTDGSHLNEQARQQAFLIAAQRKHQADTAAAAAAGGGLKLNIIGMAAGGAQVKSMVSIPKLTPIGKVNAASTPLVSPAGSFSTASVKPRVQKRPKLAKQNGDVKPAVFSSQDYLDIYNSNDGFKLKAAGLSGSTPNLSAGMGTPSVKTKLNLSSNVGEGEAEGSVRDYCTKEGEHTYRCKVCSRVYTHISNFCRHYVTSHKRNVKVYPCPFCFKEFTRKDNMTAHVKIIHKIENPSTALATVAAANLAGQPLGISGASTPPPPDLSGQNSNQSLPATSNALSTSSSSSTSSSSGSLGPMTASSAPPAPAAAAQ; encoded by the exons ATGAAGATGGCATCTCAACGCTTCTGCCTGCGGTGGAACAACCACCAGAGCAACCTCCTCTCCGTCTTCGACCAGCTGTTGCACGCAGAAACCTTCACAGATGTGACGCTGGCCGTCGAGGGGCAATACCTGAAGGCACACAAG ATGGTGCTATCCGCCTGCAGTCCCTACTTCAATGCGCTCTTTGTAAATCACCCGGAAAAGCACCCAATTGTCATACTTAAGGATGTGCCCTACTCGGACATGAAGTCGTTGCTAGACTTCATGTACAGGGGCGAGGTCTCAGTGGACCAGGAGCGACTCACTGCATTCCTGCGCGTGGCCGAGAGCCTGCGCATCAAGGGCCTCACCGAGGTCAACGACGACAAGCCCtcgccggcagcagcagctacaggAGCGGGCGCGGTGGGCTCTGAGAGCACACCCACTCCTCCCCAGCTGCAGCGCATCCAGCCGTACTTGGTGCCCCAGCGGAATCGCTCGCAGGCCGGCGGTCTGCTGGCCAGTGCCGCCAACGCCGGAAACACGCCCACCCTGCCGGTGCAGCCATCGCTGCTCAGCTCGGCCCTGATGCCCAAGCGAAAGAGGGGCAGGCCACGGAAGCTATCTGGCAGCTCGAACGGCACGGGGAACGACTACGACGACTTCGATCGCGAGAACATGATGAACGACTCCTCCGATCTGGGCAATGGCAAACTGGGCAACGAGTCCTACTCCGGCAATGACGATGGCTCCGACGACAATCAGCCGACTGCAGGACACACGGATGATCTAAAT GAAAGTCGCGATTCTCTGCCCTCGAAACGATCAAAGAACTCCAAGGATCACCGCGTAGTGAGCCAGCATGAAGACAACAGCACTTCCG aCGGAAACGACAGCGACGGCGAAGGTCTGGACACATCATATATGGAACCCCAACTTATGTTGGACGAATATGACGAGCCCGTAGAGTTCAAGTACAACCCGCTCACCGACAACAGCTCACCCACGCAGGACCAAACGGATGGCAGCCACCTCAACGAGCAGGCGCGCCAACAAGCCTTCCTCATCGCTGCCCAACGGAAGCACCAGGCGGatacagcagcagcggcggcggcgggcGGCGGACTCAAGCTTAATATTATCGGAATGGCGGCTGGTGGGGCGCAGGTGAAAAGCATGGTCAGCATACCCAAACTGACGCCCATTGGCAAGGTCAACGCCGCCTCCACGCCACTGGTCTCGCCTGCCGGCTCCTTTTCCACGGCCTCGGTCAAGCCGCGCGTCCAGAAGCGGCCAAAATTGGCCAAACAGAACGGCGATGTAAAGCCGGCTGTGTTCTCCAGCCAGGACTACCTCGACATTTACAACAGCAACGACGGATTCAAGTTAAAGGCCGCTGGTCTGAGCGGAAGCACACCGAACCTGAGTGCTGGAATGGGAACTCCCTCCGTGAAGACCAAGCTGAATCTGAGCAGCAATGTGGGCGAGGGCGAGGCGGAGGGCTCAGTGAGGGACTACTGCACCAAAGAGGGCGAGCATACGTACCGCTGCAAAGTCTGCTCCCGCGTCTACACGCACATCAGCAACTTCTGCCGGCACTATGTTACCTCCCACAAGCGAAATGTGAAAGTGTACCCGTGTCCCTTCTGCTTTAAGGAGTTTACGCGCAAGGACAACATGACGGCGCACGTGAAAATCATCCACAAGATCGAAAATCCCTCGACGGCGTTGGCCACAGTGGCGGCAGCGAATTTGGCAGGCCAGCCACTGGGAATTTCGGGTGCCTCGACGCCTCCGCCGCCGGATCTAAGTGGTCAGAACTCAAATCAGTCGCTGCCAGCCACCAGCAATGCGTtatccacctcctcctcctcgtcgacGTCCTCGTCCAGCGGATCCCTGGGTCCGATGACGGCCTCCTCAGCACCgccagcaccagcagctgcGGCGCAGTAA
- the LOC6539034 gene encoding cleavage stimulation factor subunit 1, whose amino-acid sequence MRDEILDPNNLVKNREILYRLMISQLMYDGLEKFAMELSMLVKADQCAPSERLLHVMIAGMQTLSDKVKTPSDDVLPGIDLEFEPEASALAPEPHSYETAYVTSHKQACRAGAFSCDGSLVATGSVDASIKILDVERMLAKSAPEDIEPGREQQGHPVIRTLYDHTDEVSYLEFHPKEHILASASRDGTVKLFDIAKPSVKKAHKVFTDCEPVLCLSFHPTGDYVAIGTEHNVLRVYDVATTQCFVSAIPSQQHKAGVTCVKYSPTGKLYATGSYDGDIKIWDGISGRCINTIAEAHGGAAICSLEFTRNGKYLLSSGMDSLVYLWELCTSRPIQTYTGAGTTGKQEHQTEAVFNHTEDYVLFPDEATTSLCSWNSRNGCRLTLNSLGHNGPVRYITHSPNAPAFLTCSDDFRARFWYRRANNQ is encoded by the exons ATGCGCGATGAGATTTTGGACCCCAATAACCTGGTGAAGAACCGGGAGATACTCTATCGCCTAATGATCAGCCAGCTGATGTACGACGGGCTGGAGAAGTTCGCCATGGAGCTGTCCATGCTGGTGAAGGCGGACCAGTGCGCTCCGAGTGAACGCCTGCTGCACGTAATGATTGCAGGAATGCAGACGCTGAGCGACAAGGTCAAGACGCCCTCGGATGATGTGTTGCCCGGCATAGACTTGGAGTTCGAGCCGGAGGCTTCGGCTTTGGCCCCGGAACCACATTCCTACGAAACCGCGTACGTGACCTCGCACAAACAGGCCTGTCGCGCCGGCGCCTTCAGCTGCGATGGTTCGCTGGTGGCCACCGGGAGTGTGGATGCCAGCATCAAGATTCTGGACGTGGAGCGGATGCTGGCCAAGTCTGCGCCCGAAGACATCGAACCGGGCAGGGAGCAACAAGGCCATCCAGTGATTCGCACGCTCTATGACCACACTGATGAAGTGTCCTATCTGGAGTTCCACCCCAAGGAGCACATCCTGGCCTCCGCCTCCCGCGATGGCACTGTCAAATTGTTTGACATTGCCAAGCCCTCGGTAAAGAAGGCCCACAAGGTGTTTACCGACTGCGAGCCGGTGCTGTGCCTGTCTTTTCACCCTACTGGTGACTACGTAGCCATCGGAACGGAACACAACGTCTTACGGGTCTACGATGTGGCCACCACCCAATGCTTTGTGAGCGCCATTCCCTCGCAGCAGCACAAGGCTGGAGTCACTTGCGTGAAATATTCGCCCACGGGAAAACTCTACGCCACCGGCAGTTATGATGGTGACATAAAAATATGGGATGGGATCAGCGGTCGGTGCATCAACACGATTGCCGAGGCGCATGGCGGAGCGGCAATTTGCTCACTAGAGTTTACCAGAAACGGGAAG TACCTCTTATCTTCCGGTATGGATTCCCTGGTTTATCTGTGGGAGTTGTGCACCAGTCGTCCTATTCAGACGTACACGGGTGCTGGAACCACCGGCAAGCAGGAGCACCAGACGGAGGCTGTTTTCAACCACACGGAGGACTACGTGCTGTTTCCCGATGAGGCCACCACCTCGCTTTGCTCGTGGAACTCACGTAACGGATGCCGTCTAACCCTCAACTCGCTTGGACACAATGGACCTGTGCGCTACATCACGCACTCGCCCAACGCTCCTGCTTTCCTCACCTGCTCCGACGACTTTCGCGCACGTTTCTGGTACCGAAGGGCCAATAATCAGTAA
- the LOC6539035 gene encoding nucleolar protein 16, translating into MKIRKNHARKRYRYNVNRKTMNKTRSSTGKIKDPRMKKMWMEDQRVGTNFSEMGLAQDVNKAIAIPSYKKDRLLAARVVNGFLEEELDEDERRALGLKKPVVEEGPKRGYVVQELEQLASERADPEFRLPKGVVKELSYFLNKHKFNYKAMVADRKNFGQLTWRQFRLKIRRFMSIPEQFNVYLEQKKLPVGVKPDWEEYESDSEWK; encoded by the exons ATGAAGATCCGCAAGAATCATGCTCGCAAGCGTTACCGCTACAACGTAAACCGCAAGACGATGAATAAAACCCGGAGTTCCACTGGAAAAATTAAGGA CCCCAGAATGAAGAAGATGTGGATGGAGGACCAGCGTGTTGGCACCAACTTCAGTGAAATGGGATTGGCCCAGGACGTCAACAAGGCCATAGCGATTCCCAGCTACAAGAAGGATCGTCTCCTGGCGGCTCGAGTTGTGAATGGGTTtctggaggaggagctggacgAGGATGAGCGTCGTGCACTTGGTCTCAAGAAACCAGTCGTGGAAGAGGGTCCAAAACGAGGATACGTGGTACAGGAACTAGAACAACTTGCTAGCGAGCGTGCCGACCCAGAATTCAG aTTGCCCAAGGGCGTGGTCAAGGAACTGTCCTACTTCCTTAACAAGCATAAGTTTAACTACAAAGCGATGGTTGCCGATCGGAAAAACTTTGGCCAATTGACGTGGCGGCAGTTTCGCTTGAAGATTCGTAGATTTATGTCGATTCCGGAGCAGTTCAACGTTTACCTGGAGCAGAAGAAGCTGCCCGTGGGCGTGAAACCGGACTGGGAGGAATACGAGTCGGATAGTGAATGGAAATAA
- the LOC6539036 gene encoding elongation factor 1-alpha 2: MGKEKIHINIVVIGHVDSGKSTTTGHLIYKCGGIDKRTIEKFEKEAQEMGKGSFKYAWVLDKLKAERERGITIDIALWKFETSKYYVTIIDAPGHRDFIKNMITGTSQADCAVLIVAAGTGEFEAGISKNGQTREHALLAFTLGVKQLIVGVNKMDSTEPPYSEARYEEIKKEVSSYIKKIGYNPASVAFVPISGWHGDNMLEPSEKMPWFKGWSVERKEGKAEGKCLIDALDAILPPQRPTDKPLRLPLQDVYKIGGIGTVPVGRVETGLLKPGMVVNFAPVNLVTEVKSVEMHHEALTEAMPGDNVGFNVKNVSVKELRRGYVAGDSKNNPPRGAADFTAQVIVLNHPGQIANGYTPVLDCHTAHIACKFSEIKEKCDRRTGKTTETEPKAIKSGDAAIIVLVPSKPLCVESFQEFPPLGRFAVRDMRQTVAVGVIKSVNFKETTSGKVTKAAEKAQKKK, from the exons ATGGGCAAGGAGAAGATCCATATTAACATTGTGGTCATTGGCCATGTGGACTCCGGCAAGTCGACGACCACCGGCCACCTGATCTACAAATGCGGCGGCATCGACAAGCGTACGATCGAGAAGTTCGAGAAGGAGGCCCAGGAAATGGGAAAGGGCTCGTTCAAGTATGCTTGGGTGCTGGACAAGCTGAAGGCGGAGCGGGAGCGCGGCATCACCATCGACATTGCCCTGTGGAAGTTCGAGACGTCCAAGTACTATGTGACCATTATCGATGCCCCTGGTCATAGGGATTTCATCAAGAACATGATTACCGGTACCTCTCAGGCCGATTGTGCGGTGCTGATAGTCGCCGCCGGAACTGGTGAGTTCGAGGCCGGGATCTCCAAGAACGGGCAGACCCGCGAGCACGCCCTTTTGGCCTTTACGCTGGGCGTGAAGCAGCTCATTGTGGGCGTCAACAAGATGGACTCCACTGAGCCGCCGTACAGCGAGGCCCGCTACGAGGAGATCAAGAAGGAGGTGTCCTCGTACATCAAGAAGATTGGCTACAATCCGGCCTCGGTGGCCTTCGTCCCCATCTCCGGATGGCACGGCGACAATATGCTGGAGCCCTCCGAGAAGATGCCCTGGTTCAAGGGATGGTCCGTGGAGCGCAAGGAAGGCAAGGCAGAAGGCAAGTGCTTGATCGACGCGCTGGACGCGATCCTGCCACCCCAGCGTCCCACCGACAAGCCGCTGCGTCTGCCCCTCCAGGATGTCTACAAGATCGGAGGCATCGGAACCGTACCAGTGGGTCGTGTGGAGACTGGTCTCCTCAAGCCAG GCATGGTCGTCAACTTTGCGCCGGTCAACCTGGTCACCGAAGTAAAGTCGGTGGAGATGCACCACGAGGCTCTCACCGAGGCGATGCCCGGCGACAACGTCGGCTTCAACGTCAAGAACGTGTCTGTGAAGGAGCTCCGTCGTGGCTACGTGGCCGGCGATTCCAAGAACAATCCTCCTAGGGGAGCAGCCGATTTTACCGCTCAG GTGATTGTGCTCAACCATCCGGGTCAGATTGCCAATGGCTACACTCCCGTTTTGGATTGCCACACGGCGCACATTGCCTGCAAGTTTTCCGAGATCAAGGAGAAGTGCGACCGTCGTACGGGCAAGACCACCGAGACGGAGCCGAAGGCTATCAAGTCCGGGGATGCGGCCATCATTGTGCTGGTGCCCAGCAAGCCGCTGTGCGTAGAGAGCTTCCAGGAGTTCCCACCGCTGGGACGGTTCGCTGTGCGCGATATGAGGCAGACCGTGGCCGTGGGCGTCATCAAGTCGGTCAACTTTAAAGAGACGACCTCGGGCAAGGTGACAAAAGCCGCTGAGAAGGCACAGAAGAAGAAATAA
- the LOC6539038 gene encoding tubulin-specific chaperone A, with product MTDPRIRQLVIKSGVVRRLTREKYCYAKEVVTEQARMEKLRGDGADDHVLRKQEEVIQECIMMVPDSKRRLQKEYEVLEKYLADEQDLQETEAYSKAAEILKAAKAELEA from the exons ATGACAGACCCTCGCATCCGGCAGCTGGTAATTAAGTCCGGAGTGGTCAGGCGGTTGACCAGGGAGAAGTACTGCTACGCCAAGGAAGTGGTGACCGAGCAGGCCAGGATGGAGAAGCTCAGGGGCGACGGAGCGGACGACCACGTACTGCGCAAGCAGGAGGAGGTCATCCAGGAATGCATCATGATGGTCCCTGACTCCAAGAGAAG ACTGCAAAAGGAGTATGAGGTTCTGGAGAAGTACCTCGCCGATGAGCAGGACCTCCAGGAGACAGAGGCGTATTCGAAGGCAGCGGAGATCCTCAAAGCAGCCAAAGCTGAACTGGAGGCCTAA
- the LOC6539039 gene encoding uncharacterized protein LOC6539039: MTPPHKKHRLSEIKANIQLVIGSLGQLEQQSSGSGRNFDEHLAEELQRSTATLLDELDQVPAQQVVDEQKQRKRRRRLDRRSKRRVKLASIKSEPTEQKYSIEPPRNPALKQAEHISLRKQRDAASILETFDLLEKLCESRGGDKAALSQKLTHMRRVWRRVQEETQAGNVKESKKVASLESQWKAVFFGPSMPATKVNKGKFLEIRSTWDSYISYCGRGSCIPRGWVLPPTKPTAQWATYRCTT; the protein is encoded by the exons atgacacCGCCGCATAAAAAGCATAGATTGAGTGAAATTAAAGCCAATATTCAGCTAGTTATAGGGAGTTTGGGGCAACTGGAGCAACAGAGCAGCGGGTCAGGGCGCAATTTCGATGAGCACCTGGCGGAGGAACTGCAGCGGAGCACGGCAACCCTGCTGGATGAACTTGATCAAGTGCCGGCCCAACAAGTAGTTGacgaacaaaaacaaagaaaacgcCGGCGACGCTTAGACAGACGAAGCAAACGGCGGGTGAAACTTGCATCCATCAAATCTGAGCCCACAGAACAGAAGTACTCAATAGAACCGCCCCGGAATCCCGCACTGAAACAGGCGGAACACATATCCCTGCGCAAGCAACGGGATGCAGCCTCTATTTTGGAGACCTTCGACCTTCTGGAGAAACTATGCGAATCTCGTGGGGGAGACAAAGCTGCCCTTAGCCAAAAACTAACCCACATGCGTCGTGTTTGGCGAAGAGTCCAAGAGGAGACTCAAGCTGGCAATGTCAAGGAGTCCAAGAAGGTGGCTTCACTCGAATCTCAATGGAAGGCTGTGTTCTTCGGCCCATCTATGCCAGCGACTAAAGTGAATAAGGGGAAATTTCTTGAAATTCG CTCCACATGGGATTCTTACATAAGCTACTGCGGCAGGGGCTCCTGTATACCCAGAGGATGGGTGCTGCCACCAACAAAGCCAACAGCTCAGTGGGCGACCTACCGATGTACCACTTAG
- the LOC6539040 gene encoding nucleoside diphosphate kinase, protein MKLLMLGTILAFFSVISATMAANKERTFIMVKPDGVQRGLVGKIIERFEQKGFKLVALKFTWASKELLEKHYADLSARPFFPGLVNYMNSGPVVPMVWEGLNVVKTGRQMLGATNPADSLPGTIRGDFCIQVGRNIIHGSDAVESAEKEIALWFNEKELVTWTPAAKDWIYE, encoded by the exons ATGAAGCTCCTGATGCTCGGCACGATTTTGGCATTCTTTTCTGTAATCTCGGCGACAATGGCGGCTAACAAGGAGAGGACTTTCATCATGGTCAAGCCCGATGGCGTCCAGCGCGGACTCGTCGGCAAGATCATCGAGCGCTTCGAGCAGAAGGGCTTCAAGCTGGTCGCCCTGAAGTTCACCTGG GCCTCCAAGGAGCTGCTGGAGAAGCACTACGCCGATCTGTCCGCCCGCCCCTTCTTCCCCGGACTCGTCAACTACATGAACTCCGGCCCCGTGGTCCCCATGGTGTGGGAGGGTCTGAATGTGGTCAAGACCGGTCGCCAGATGCTCGGCGCCACCAACCCCGCCGACTCCCTGCCCGGCACCATCCGCGGTGACTTCTGCATCCAGGTCGGACGCAACATCATCCACGGCTCCGATGCCGTCGAGTCTGCCGAGAAGGAGATCGCCCTGTGGTTCAACGAGAAGGAGCTGGTCACCTGGACCCCGGCCGCCAAGGACTGGATCTACGAATAG
- the LOC6539041 gene encoding deoxyhypusine hydroxylase, translated as MVSQQQIEAIGGVLNNKDRPLKERFRALFTLKNIGGGTAIEAISKAFDDDSALLKHELAYCLGQMQDAQALDILTKVLKDTAQEPMVRHEAAEAMGAIGHPDVLPILEEYKQDPVVEVAETCAIALDRVRWLQSGQKVDDSNPYASVDPSPPTAGDKSVTELKTIYLDAQQTLFDRYRAMFSLRNLRTEESVLAIAEGLKDSSALFRHEVAFVLGQLQEPCSIPFLQENLEDRLENEMVRHECAEALGAIATDDCIQILNRYAEDDKRVVKESCVIALDMCEYENSPEFQYADGLAKLDATK; from the coding sequence ATGGTTTCGCAGCAGCAAATCGAGGCCATTGGAGGCGTCCTGAACAACAAGGACCGCCCGCTTAAGGAGCGCTTTCGAGCTCTCTTCACGCTGAAGAACATCGGCGGAGGCACGGCCATCGAGGCGATCAGCAAAGCCTTCGACGATGATTCCGCCCTACTCAAACATGAGCTGGCCTACTGCTTGGGTCAGATGCAGGATGCCCAGGCGCTGGACATCCTCACCAAGGTGCTGAAGGACACTGCCCAGGAGCCGATGGTGCGCCACGAGGCTGCGGAGGCCATGGGAGCCATCGGGCACCCAGATGTGCTGCCAATTCTGGAGGAGTACAAACAAGATCCAGTGGTGGAGGTGGCCGAAACGTGTGCCATTGCTCTGGACCGCGTCCGCTGGCTGCAGAGTGGCCAAAAGGTCGATGACAGCAACCCCTACGCCTCCGTTGATCCCTCACCACCAACTGCCGGCGACAAGAGCGTCACCGAGCTGAAGACCATTTATCTGGATGCCCAGCAGACCCTGTTCGATCGGTATAGGGCCATGTTCAGCCTGCGGAACCTGCGCACCGAAGAGAGCGTTTTGGCCATTGCCGAGGGACTAAAGGACTCATCCGCCCTCTTCCGCCACGAGGTGGCCTTCGTCCTGGGCCAGCTGCAGGAACCCTGCAGCATTCCCTTCCTTCAAGAGAATCTGGAGGATCGCCTGGAAAACGAAATGGTGCGTCACGAGTGTGCCGAGGCCCTCGGCGCCATCGCCACGGATGATTGCATTCAGATCTTAAACCGCTACGCTGAGGACGACAAGCGTGTGGTCAAGGAAAGCTGCGTCATCGCCCTGGACATGTGCGAGTACGAGAACAGTCCGGAGTTCCAGTACGCCGACGGCCTGGCCAAACTAGACGCCACCAAGTGA